From a single Georhizobium profundi genomic region:
- a CDS encoding putative bifunctional diguanylate cyclase/phosphodiesterase, translating into MMPQLGADEVESTREAVLTHTDALTGLGNRRRMREKVEGLAAERAEDPAPFTIGLANLDGFKPINDLFGHGAGDVILTQVAHRLKACMPDGATVVRLGNDEFGFVLPLVFDSRGAEKMARLIKDVLSAPFDLGARTVRLTASFGFSVYPFAGTDFDSLMSCAETALYRSKRRGRSQITVYSQEIAEEFRRATELEQALRRAIIADDVAVHFQPIVRLADGQIMGFEALARWHDAELGFVPPNVFITLAEERGFIDLLTEVLLKKAAATALRWPEDMYLSFNLSSAQLVDPMTSLSILAILNRAGLDPRRLELEITETAMMSDPDMAQKIVTELRAVGIKIALDDFGTGQSSLGRLRDFTFDKVKIDRAFVSEITRDRPSEHIIKAILAMCEGMDLAVIAEGIEEVEQAAKLIQLGCRLGQGYLYGKPIKASDTLRLIAANARPLEAIAIA; encoded by the coding sequence ATGATGCCGCAGCTGGGCGCCGATGAGGTGGAAAGCACCCGCGAAGCCGTGTTGACCCACACCGACGCCCTGACCGGTCTCGGCAACCGCAGGCGCATGCGCGAAAAGGTTGAAGGCCTCGCAGCCGAGCGCGCCGAGGATCCGGCACCCTTCACCATCGGTCTTGCCAATCTCGACGGCTTCAAGCCCATCAACGACCTCTTCGGCCATGGCGCCGGCGACGTCATCCTCACTCAGGTTGCACACAGGCTGAAGGCCTGCATGCCCGATGGCGCGACTGTCGTTCGACTTGGCAACGACGAATTCGGCTTCGTGCTGCCGCTGGTGTTCGATTCCCGCGGCGCCGAAAAGATGGCGCGCCTGATCAAGGATGTTCTGTCGGCACCTTTCGATCTCGGTGCCCGCACGGTGCGTTTGACCGCATCGTTCGGCTTCTCGGTCTATCCGTTCGCCGGAACCGATTTCGACAGTCTGATGAGCTGCGCCGAAACAGCGCTCTACCGCTCCAAAAGGCGCGGGCGCAGCCAGATCACGGTCTATTCGCAGGAGATCGCCGAGGAATTCCGCCGCGCGACCGAGCTGGAACAGGCGCTGCGCCGCGCGATCATCGCAGACGATGTCGCCGTGCATTTCCAGCCGATCGTGCGCCTGGCCGATGGCCAGATCATGGGGTTCGAGGCGCTCGCGCGCTGGCATGATGCCGAACTCGGCTTCGTGCCGCCGAACGTCTTCATCACGCTCGCCGAGGAACGCGGCTTCATCGACCTCCTGACTGAAGTGCTGCTGAAGAAGGCCGCCGCGACGGCGTTGCGCTGGCCGGAGGACATGTACCTGTCCTTCAACCTGTCCTCGGCGCAGCTCGTCGATCCCATGACGAGCCTGTCGATCCTTGCCATCCTCAATCGCGCTGGCCTCGACCCACGCCGGCTCGAGCTGGAAATCACCGAAACTGCGATGATGTCGGATCCCGACATGGCGCAGAAGATCGTCACCGAACTCCGCGCTGTCGGCATCAAGATTGCGCTCGACGATTTCGGTACGGGACAATCGAGCCTCGGCCGCCTGCGCGACTTCACCTTCGACAAGGTGAAGATCGACCGTGCTTTCGTCTCGGAAATCACCCGCGACCGTCCGTCGGAACATATCATCAAGGCCATTCTGGCCATGTGCGAGGGCATGGATCTCGCCGTCATCGCCGAAGGCATCGAAGAGGTGGAGCAGGCTGCAAAGCTGATCCAACTCGGCTGCCGGCTTGGACAGGGCTATCTCTACGGAAAGCCGATCAAGGCATCCGACACCCTGCGCCTGATCGCTGCCAACGCCCGGCCGCTGGAAGCTATCGCTATCGCCTGA
- a CDS encoding glycerate kinase type-2 family protein, whose amino-acid sequence MRVLGERRFLIDLFHAGVRSADPAECVPPLLPELPKGRTILVAAGKAAGSMARAVEENWSGPLEGIAVTRYGHGLEAGRIEVIEAAHPVPDDRGEQAAARLMDTVRGLGPDDLVLCLISGGGSALLALAAEGLTLDDKKAINKSLLASGAPIGAMNTVRKHLSAIKGGRLAEAAYPARVVTIGISDVPGDDPSVIASGPTVPDATTLADAKAVLERYNITAAAHVLAHLEKSSSETPKPGDAIFANTEFRMASRPADMVEAVVAEAKRHGIEVMSLGADIEGEARDIGREHARLALQMAEEHRDTPLLIVSGGETTVTVRGDGSGRGGRNGEYLLSLALELDGHLRIHALAADTDGIDGSEDNAGAVIDPDSLARASASGLDPAKCLERNDAYSVFEASGDLIVTGPTRTNVNDLRLILIAPKG is encoded by the coding sequence ATGCGCGTGCTCGGCGAAAGACGTTTTCTGATCGATCTGTTTCACGCCGGCGTGCGAAGTGCCGATCCCGCGGAATGCGTGCCGCCCCTGCTGCCTGAACTGCCCAAGGGGCGTACGATCCTCGTCGCCGCCGGCAAGGCGGCTGGGTCGATGGCGCGCGCGGTCGAGGAAAACTGGTCAGGCCCGCTCGAGGGGATAGCCGTGACCCGCTACGGGCATGGCCTCGAAGCGGGCAGGATCGAAGTGATCGAGGCGGCCCATCCGGTTCCGGACGATCGGGGAGAGCAGGCAGCCGCCCGGTTGATGGATACCGTTCGCGGCCTGGGCCCTGACGATCTCGTGTTGTGTTTGATTTCAGGCGGTGGCTCGGCGCTGCTTGCGCTTGCCGCCGAGGGCCTGACTCTTGACGACAAGAAGGCCATCAACAAGAGCCTCCTGGCATCCGGTGCGCCCATCGGTGCCATGAACACCGTGCGCAAGCACCTGTCGGCGATCAAGGGAGGCAGGCTTGCCGAAGCCGCCTACCCGGCGCGCGTGGTCACGATCGGCATTTCGGACGTGCCGGGCGATGATCCGTCGGTGATCGCATCCGGGCCGACGGTTCCCGATGCAACGACGCTTGCCGACGCCAAGGCCGTTCTTGAGCGCTACAACATCACCGCGGCAGCGCATGTTCTGGCGCACCTTGAGAAGAGCAGCTCCGAGACGCCGAAGCCCGGCGATGCTATTTTCGCCAACACGGAATTCCGCATGGCATCGCGGCCCGCCGACATGGTCGAGGCGGTCGTCGCCGAAGCGAAACGCCATGGCATCGAGGTGATGTCGCTCGGTGCCGATATTGAAGGCGAGGCACGCGACATCGGCAGGGAGCATGCGCGCCTGGCTCTGCAGATGGCCGAGGAACACCGCGACACGCCGCTGCTGATCGTTTCCGGCGGCGAGACCACGGTGACAGTGCGCGGCGACGGGTCGGGGCGCGGCGGCCGCAACGGTGAATATCTCCTGTCACTTGCGCTGGAACTCGACGGACATCTGCGCATCCACGCGCTTGCGGCAGACACGGACGGCATCGATGGCAGCGAGGACAATGCCGGTGCGGTGATCGATCCGGACAGTCTCGCGCGGGCTAGCGCTTCCGGCCTCGACCCAGCAAAATGTCTGGAGCGCAACGATGCCTACAGCGTCTTCGAAGCCTCCGGCGACCTCATCGTGACCGGGCCGACGCGGACAAATGTCAACGATCTGCGGCTGATCCTGATCGCGCCTAAGGGCTGA
- a CDS encoding metal ABC transporter permease: MAVYLGLTIVPILIGLLAAVAAALLGNFLVLKRQSLMGDAVSHVVLPGIVVAFVTTGSMDAGPMLIGAAISALVAAVLIEIIRVLGKVEPGAAMGVVFTALFAFGIVLLEQTDTGAIHFDVEHALYGNLESLVWLAGLEWSALTDPAALAELPPQLPRVTAALVVVIAFLCIAWRPLVIATFDPVFAAASGVPVRLVDGALIALVAIVAVTAFEAVGAIITIAMLICPPAAARLMTDDLVRQLLLSVVFAAIAAIFGYLAAGAGVALFVSGIAVSAAGMIATVSGLILALAALFGPRRLGARA; the protein is encoded by the coding sequence ATGGCGGTCTATCTCGGCCTGACGATTGTTCCCATTCTGATCGGACTGCTGGCAGCGGTAGCGGCAGCCTTGCTTGGCAACTTCCTCGTGCTCAAGCGCCAGAGCCTGATGGGCGATGCCGTCAGCCATGTGGTGCTTCCTGGCATCGTCGTCGCCTTCGTCACGACCGGCTCGATGGATGCCGGTCCGATGCTGATCGGTGCTGCGATCTCCGCGCTTGTCGCCGCGGTGCTGATCGAGATCATCCGCGTGCTCGGCAAAGTCGAACCGGGCGCTGCGATGGGGGTGGTGTTCACGGCACTCTTCGCGTTCGGCATCGTGCTTCTGGAGCAGACCGACACCGGTGCGATCCACTTTGACGTGGAGCATGCGCTCTACGGCAATCTGGAAAGCCTCGTCTGGCTCGCTGGCCTCGAATGGAGTGCGCTCACCGATCCCGCGGCTTTGGCCGAATTGCCGCCGCAACTGCCGCGCGTTACCGCCGCGCTGGTGGTCGTCATCGCTTTTCTGTGCATCGCGTGGCGTCCGCTCGTGATCGCGACCTTCGATCCGGTTTTTGCTGCGGCAAGCGGCGTGCCGGTGCGCCTGGTGGATGGCGCCCTCATTGCGCTCGTCGCCATCGTTGCCGTCACCGCCTTCGAAGCAGTGGGGGCGATCATCACCATCGCGATGCTGATCTGCCCACCAGCCGCCGCGCGGCTGATGACCGACGATCTGGTGCGGCAACTGCTGTTGAGCGTCGTCTTCGCGGCGATCGCCGCAATCTTCGGATATCTCGCCGCCGGTGCCGGCGTGGCGCTCTTTGTCTCCGGTATCGCGGTCTCTGCTGCCGGCATGATCGCGACGGTGTCCGGCCTGATCCTCGCCCTCGCGGCGCTGTTCGGGCCACGGCGGCTCGGCGCACGCGCCTGA
- a CDS encoding metal ABC transporter permease codes for MDVEAFLSALTFQAGYNTTIVTIGAILLGWAGGMVGTFLLLRRRSLVSDALSHATLPGVGIAFLVMASLGGTGRFLPGLLLGAALSALAGLATVEWITRRTRLQADAAIGAVLSVFFGFGIVLLTVIQSVQIGQQAGIGSFLLGSTSGMLRSEAITLAILAGGTALAVFFLRRTLTLVAFDETFARARGISIRRSDLLLMLLVLAVTVTGLRIVGLVLIIALVIIPPVAARFWTERVDHMLLISAGIGAVSGYLGTALSASIDDLPTGPIIVLVATGLFAVSLLFAPVRGVFSGLYRARAFSWKVHRRQGLLALNRGEAIYDRKTIFVLLAEGFMRRDGSITPPGVVAAKLAAEEEALWSLYLRENPDSLHRAHGMLLDPIEERLGAGEINALRLRHYAATRQMVEAMA; via the coding sequence ATGGACGTCGAGGCATTTCTTTCCGCGTTGACGTTCCAGGCCGGCTACAACACCACGATCGTCACGATCGGCGCGATCCTTCTCGGATGGGCAGGCGGCATGGTCGGCACGTTCCTGCTCTTGCGCCGCCGCTCGCTCGTCTCCGATGCCCTCAGCCACGCGACTTTGCCGGGCGTCGGCATCGCATTTCTCGTCATGGCGTCGCTCGGCGGCACGGGGCGCTTTCTTCCGGGCCTTCTTCTAGGCGCTGCCTTGAGCGCGCTTGCTGGATTGGCGACCGTCGAATGGATCACGCGACGCACGCGGCTCCAGGCCGATGCCGCGATCGGCGCGGTGCTTTCGGTTTTCTTCGGCTTCGGCATCGTGCTTCTGACGGTCATCCAGTCCGTCCAGATCGGCCAGCAGGCCGGGATCGGCAGCTTCCTGCTCGGTTCCACCTCCGGCATGCTGCGCTCGGAAGCGATCACGCTTGCCATTCTCGCCGGCGGCACGGCGCTGGCCGTCTTCTTCCTGCGCCGGACGCTGACGCTCGTCGCCTTCGACGAAACCTTTGCGCGCGCCCGCGGCATCTCCATTCGCCGCAGCGATCTCCTCCTGATGCTGCTGGTGCTGGCCGTTACGGTCACGGGTCTTCGGATCGTCGGGCTGGTGCTGATCATCGCGCTCGTCATCATCCCGCCTGTCGCCGCTCGGTTCTGGACGGAGCGTGTCGACCACATGCTCTTGATCTCGGCAGGAATCGGGGCGGTTTCCGGGTATCTCGGGACTGCGCTTTCCGCTTCGATCGACGATCTGCCGACGGGACCGATCATCGTCCTCGTCGCGACCGGACTGTTTGCAGTGTCGCTGCTTTTTGCACCCGTTCGCGGCGTTTTCTCCGGGCTCTACCGCGCCCGCGCCTTCTCCTGGAAGGTGCATCGCCGTCAGGGCCTGCTCGCGCTCAATCGCGGCGAAGCGATCTATGATAGGAAGACCATCTTCGTGCTGCTTGCCGAAGGCTTCATGCGACGCGACGGCTCGATCACCCCACCGGGTGTCGTCGCTGCGAAACTGGCAGCGGAAGAAGAGGCGCTCTGGTCGCTCTATCTGCGCGAAAATCCGGATTCGCTGCACCGCGCCCATGGCATGCTGCTCGATCCGATCGAGGAACGGCTCGGTGCAGGCGAGATCAACGCCCTGCGGTTGAGGCATTACGCGGCGACCAGGCAGATGGTGGAGGCGATGGCTTGA
- a CDS encoding metal ABC transporter ATP-binding protein, which translates to MLNRVDQPPALSISGLSVAYGDKPALSAVDAVFHQGRMSAVIGPNGAGKSTLLKAAMGMVPLITGKVEFFGLPLAAARNRVAYVPQRASVDWDFPASVIDVVMMGLYGELGPFRFAAKKHRDQARDCLREVDLEPLADRQIGQLSGGQQQRVFIARALAQKADLLILDEPLAGVDAATERTIVTLLKKLAGEGSAIITVHHDLSTVRDYYDDVLIMDVRTVANGTVVDTFTEQKLADAYGGRLVGAGLPAPVPGAKVEA; encoded by the coding sequence ATGCTGAACCGCGTCGATCAACCGCCGGCTTTGTCGATCTCCGGTCTTTCGGTCGCCTATGGCGACAAGCCGGCTCTTTCCGCCGTCGATGCCGTGTTCCACCAGGGCCGGATGAGTGCGGTGATCGGCCCGAACGGTGCCGGCAAGTCCACGCTTTTGAAGGCCGCCATGGGTATGGTGCCCCTGATCACCGGAAAGGTGGAGTTTTTCGGCCTGCCGCTGGCGGCTGCCCGCAATCGCGTCGCTTATGTGCCCCAACGGGCGAGTGTCGATTGGGATTTTCCGGCCTCGGTCATCGATGTGGTGATGATGGGTCTTTACGGCGAACTCGGCCCATTCCGCTTCGCCGCGAAAAAGCACAGGGACCAGGCGCGCGATTGTCTGCGCGAGGTTGATCTGGAGCCCTTGGCCGATCGCCAGATCGGACAGCTCTCGGGCGGCCAGCAGCAACGCGTGTTCATCGCCCGTGCGCTCGCCCAGAAGGCCGATCTCCTGATCCTCGACGAGCCGCTGGCAGGCGTCGATGCCGCGACGGAGCGCACCATCGTGACGCTTCTGAAGAAGCTGGCCGGCGAAGGCTCGGCAATCATCACGGTTCACCACGATCTTTCGACGGTGCGCGATTATTACGACGATGTCCTGATCATGGATGTCCGAACCGTTGCAAACGGCACGGTGGTGGACACCTTCACCGAGCAAAAGCTCGCCGATGCCTATGGCGGGCGCCTCGTCGGAGCTGGCCTGCCGGCTCCGGTACCTGGCGCCAAGGTCGAGGCGTAA
- a CDS encoding metal ABC transporter solute-binding protein, Zn/Mn family, which produces MSGASRVTLVSRGLLQLCAMVAVAILALSVGASAQGADREKLQVVATVSMIGDAVRSVAGDRADVQTLMGEGVDPHLYRQTQADVAAMARADAVFWNGLYLEAQLEEFLEQLSRHRPVFALGENVPVEKRIANADYADRYDPHIWMDPSLWRYVVEGARDALIELDPEGAEIYQANAEQSLADLAELEAYAQASLATVPEDKRMLITAHDAFSYFGRAYGFEVLGIQGLSTESEAGLRQVDQLVFLIVEHDINAIFVETSVSERNVRALIEGAAARGQEVTIGGRLYSDAMGPAGTYAGTYIGMIDANVTTITRSLGGNAPAGGMAGQLGES; this is translated from the coding sequence ATGTCGGGTGCTTCCCGCGTGACACTTGTATCCAGAGGGCTGCTCCAACTTTGCGCGATGGTCGCTGTTGCGATCCTCGCGCTGTCTGTAGGCGCCAGTGCCCAGGGCGCTGATCGCGAGAAGCTCCAGGTCGTCGCCACGGTGTCGATGATCGGAGATGCCGTTCGTTCCGTCGCCGGGGATCGCGCCGATGTCCAGACGCTGATGGGTGAGGGGGTCGATCCCCATCTCTACCGCCAGACCCAGGCGGACGTGGCCGCCATGGCCCGCGCAGACGCCGTCTTCTGGAACGGGCTCTATCTCGAAGCACAGCTTGAGGAATTTCTTGAGCAACTGTCCCGGCATCGACCGGTCTTCGCGCTCGGCGAAAACGTGCCTGTCGAAAAGCGCATCGCCAACGCCGATTACGCCGACCGCTATGATCCCCATATCTGGATGGATCCTTCGCTCTGGCGCTATGTGGTCGAAGGTGCCCGTGATGCGCTCATTGAACTCGACCCCGAAGGTGCGGAGATCTACCAGGCCAATGCCGAGCAAAGCCTCGCCGATCTGGCCGAACTGGAGGCTTACGCCCAAGCCAGCCTTGCCACCGTGCCCGAAGACAAGCGCATGCTGATCACCGCGCATGACGCCTTCAGCTATTTCGGTCGCGCGTATGGCTTCGAAGTGCTGGGCATCCAGGGTTTGTCGACCGAGAGCGAGGCGGGCCTGCGGCAGGTCGATCAATTGGTCTTCCTCATCGTCGAGCACGATATCAACGCGATCTTCGTCGAAACATCCGTGTCGGAACGCAACGTGCGCGCGCTGATAGAGGGTGCGGCTGCCCGCGGCCAGGAAGTCACCATCGGAGGTCGGCTCTATTCCGATGCCATGGGTCCTGCCGGAACCTATGCCGGCACCTATATCGGAATGATCGACGCCAATGTGACCACCATTACGCGCAGCCTGGGCGGCAACGCTCCCGCTGGCGGAATGGCCGGCCAGCTGGGCGAAAGCTGA
- the mutL gene encoding DNA mismatch repair endonuclease MutL codes for MAIHQLSETLINQIAAGEVVERPASVVKELVENAVDAGATRIEIATSGGGKTLIRVTDNGSGMAPDDLALAVRRHCTSKITDDLLDIRTLGFRGEALPSIGSVARLKITSRTADADMGHEIVVEGGRHCEARPAAANRGTIVEMRDLFFATPARLKFMKSERAEASAITEIVRRMALAFPHVRFLLSGTDRTTLDFPATGEDRLARIAQILGKDFTENAIALDAWREGVELTGHAGVPTFNRGNALHQYAFVNGRPVQDRLLASALRGAYAETVPRGRHPVAVLSIALDPALVDVNVHPAKSDVRFRDPGLVRGLIVGAIREALAMEGDRASTVAARSMAASFSMGARSTNGHSGAYGYRPTTAAASYDVAHSPYRPLASAPPQGFSAGEQAPFDAFSMPSARPSAPVTASPNAADHRLGAARAQVHANYIVSQTADGLVIVDQHAAHERLVFEAFRKTLLAGDQPLASQGLLIPEIVDLPEEDCDRLIQHADELAKLGLGIERFGPGAIAIRETPAMLGEIDAVALVRDLADEMAEWDDASGLAARLDHVAATMACYGSVRSGRVLRPEEMNALLRQMEATPGSGQCNHGRPTYIELKLADIERLFGRS; via the coding sequence ATGGCCATCCACCAACTATCCGAAACGCTGATCAACCAGATCGCCGCCGGCGAAGTCGTCGAGCGTCCCGCCAGCGTGGTGAAGGAGCTGGTCGAGAATGCGGTCGATGCTGGCGCGACCCGCATCGAGATCGCCACGTCAGGCGGCGGTAAGACGCTGATCCGCGTGACCGACAATGGCTCCGGCATGGCGCCGGATGATCTGGCGCTGGCCGTGCGCCGGCATTGCACCTCGAAAATCACGGACGACCTCCTGGACATTCGCACGCTTGGTTTTCGTGGCGAGGCCCTACCGTCCATCGGCTCGGTCGCGAGGCTGAAGATCACGAGCCGGACGGCCGACGCCGACATGGGTCACGAGATCGTCGTCGAGGGCGGGCGCCACTGCGAAGCTCGGCCCGCCGCCGCAAACCGCGGGACCATCGTGGAAATGCGCGACCTCTTTTTCGCGACACCGGCGCGGCTGAAGTTCATGAAGTCCGAGCGCGCCGAAGCGAGCGCGATCACCGAAATCGTTCGCCGCATGGCGCTCGCCTTCCCGCATGTGCGCTTTCTCTTGAGCGGCACCGACCGGACGACGCTCGATTTTCCGGCGACCGGCGAAGACCGGCTGGCGCGCATCGCGCAAATCCTCGGCAAGGATTTCACCGAAAACGCTATTGCGCTCGACGCCTGGCGCGAAGGCGTGGAACTGACTGGCCATGCGGGCGTGCCGACCTTCAATCGCGGCAACGCGCTGCACCAATATGCCTTCGTGAACGGACGCCCCGTGCAGGACCGGCTGCTCGCATCGGCCCTGCGCGGCGCCTATGCCGAAACCGTCCCGCGAGGCCGCCATCCGGTTGCGGTGCTGTCGATCGCGCTCGATCCGGCGCTCGTCGACGTTAATGTTCACCCGGCGAAATCTGATGTGCGCTTCCGCGATCCGGGCCTCGTGCGCGGACTGATCGTCGGCGCGATCCGCGAAGCGCTTGCCATGGAAGGCGACCGCGCCTCCACCGTCGCGGCACGTTCGATGGCAGCCTCTTTCTCCATGGGTGCGCGTTCGACAAACGGGCATTCCGGTGCCTATGGCTATCGGCCCACTACCGCCGCCGCCAGCTATGATGTCGCCCACTCGCCCTACCGGCCGCTTGCGAGCGCGCCGCCCCAGGGTTTCTCCGCGGGCGAGCAAGCGCCGTTCGACGCTTTTTCCATGCCCTCCGCTCGGCCATCCGCACCCGTAACCGCTTCACCGAACGCGGCGGACCATCGGCTCGGCGCGGCGCGGGCGCAGGTGCATGCCAACTACATCGTATCCCAGACCGCCGATGGTCTCGTCATCGTCGACCAGCATGCCGCGCATGAACGGCTGGTCTTCGAGGCCTTCCGCAAGACGCTGCTTGCCGGCGACCAACCACTGGCTTCCCAGGGCCTGCTCATTCCCGAGATCGTCGACCTTCCCGAAGAGGATTGCGACCGGCTGATCCAGCATGCCGACGAACTGGCGAAGCTCGGCCTCGGCATCGAGCGCTTCGGACCCGGGGCGATCGCCATTCGCGAAACGCCGGCAATGCTTGGCGAGATCGATGCCGTGGCGCTGGTCCGCGACCTTGCGGACGAGATGGCGGAGTGGGACGATGCCAGCGGACTTGCCGCACGTCTCGATCATGTGGCGGCAACAATGGCCTGCTATGGCTCGGTCAGATCCGGCCGCGTCCTGCGGCCCGAGGAGATGAACGCGTTGCTCCGGCAGATGGAGGCGACGCCAGGCTCGGGCCAGTGCAACCACGGCCGGCCGACCTATATCGAACTGAAGCTTGCCGACATCGAGCGGCTGTTCGGGCGAAGCTGA
- a CDS encoding DUF2093 domain-containing protein, translating into MNRFEGAGARPAKLRYLDGDFQVVVPGTYVLCAITGQQIPIDELKYWSVARQEAYVDVIASVEAEKRAGTLPA; encoded by the coding sequence ATGAACCGCTTCGAGGGAGCGGGCGCCAGGCCCGCAAAGCTGCGCTATCTCGATGGCGACTTTCAGGTCGTCGTGCCCGGCACCTATGTGCTGTGTGCCATCACGGGCCAGCAAATTCCGATCGACGAGCTGAAATACTGGAGCGTCGCGCGCCAGGAAGCCTATGTGGACGTCATCGCGTCCGTCGAAGCCGAAAAGCGGGCCGGCACGCTGCCCGCCTGA
- the lpxK gene encoding tetraacyldisaccharide 4'-kinase, translating into MVSEAPPFWWNDADWRAKGLAPVAWAYGSIARRIMDRRQRLRLPVPVICVGNFTVGGAGKTPTAMALAKAAVAKGRKPGILSRGYGGSMDGPVLVDPHHHRAKDVGDEPMLLATHAPTVISRDRRRGAEMLIASGVDMIIMDDGFQSAQIENDYALLVIDAGRGLGNGHVIPAGPVRAPVIDQLRHATALLTVGSGAAASDMVRRASRAGKPIHQARIVPRDPGRFSSQRVFAYAGIGDPHRFFRSLEEAGAEIVRKRSFGDHHPFTDEEMRDLIADAAKDDLQLVATEKDVTRLKGHHGLAEELLAKTDALLIDMVFDQPSIPTSIVEKAIATFKDKRLSAPFG; encoded by the coding sequence ATGGTCAGCGAGGCACCTCCCTTCTGGTGGAATGACGCGGATTGGCGCGCCAAGGGCCTCGCTCCGGTCGCCTGGGCCTATGGCTCGATCGCGCGGCGCATCATGGACCGCCGCCAGCGTCTGCGGCTGCCCGTCCCCGTCATCTGCGTCGGCAATTTCACCGTGGGCGGTGCGGGCAAGACGCCGACGGCCATGGCGCTGGCGAAGGCGGCCGTCGCCAAGGGTCGAAAGCCCGGCATCCTGTCGCGCGGCTATGGCGGCTCGATGGACGGCCCGGTTCTCGTCGACCCGCATCACCACCGCGCCAAGGATGTCGGTGACGAGCCGATGCTTCTCGCGACGCACGCGCCGACCGTAATTTCGCGAGACCGCCGCCGCGGCGCCGAGATGCTGATCGCAAGCGGTGTCGACATGATCATCATGGATGACGGCTTTCAAAGTGCGCAGATCGAAAACGACTATGCGCTGCTGGTGATCGATGCCGGCCGCGGCCTCGGCAACGGCCATGTCATCCCGGCCGGCCCCGTGCGCGCGCCCGTGATCGATCAGCTGCGCCATGCCACCGCGCTCCTGACGGTCGGCTCCGGTGCTGCCGCCTCCGACATGGTGCGGCGTGCATCACGCGCGGGCAAGCCAATCCATCAGGCGCGCATCGTTCCGCGCGATCCGGGCCGGTTCAGCAGCCAGCGCGTTTTTGCCTATGCCGGCATCGGCGATCCGCATCGCTTTTTCCGCTCTCTGGAAGAGGCTGGGGCCGAGATCGTGCGCAAGCGCTCCTTCGGCGACCACCATCCCTTCACCGATGAAGAGATGCGCGACCTGATCGCCGATGCCGCCAAGGACGATCTGCAACTGGTGGCGACGGAAAAGGACGTGACGCGGCTCAAGGGCCACCATGGTCTCGCTGAAGAGCTTCTTGCCAAGACCGACGCGCTCCTGATCGACATGGTGTTCGACCAGCCGAGCATCCCGACATCGATCGTGGAAAAGGCAATCGCGACCTTCAAGGACAAGCGGCTGTCGGCGCCGTTCGGCTGA